One Cryptomeria japonica chromosome 9, Sugi_1.0, whole genome shotgun sequence genomic window carries:
- the LOC131858620 gene encoding secreted RxLR effector protein 161-like, with translation MVSRFMQEPHESHWKVAKLILHYIQGTHSYGIHYASDVDIDLVGYTDSDWVSDSLDRKSTSKYCFYLGSGPISWSSKKQSAIALSSTEGEYRGAVNAAIEAIWLQNILPELNITFRKTTVLFCDNQSAIQISRNPVHHRHTKHIEIHMHYIRELIQSRSLTFSTVRHPIRLQTSSPNPSLRASSFIYVL, from the coding sequence atggtctctcggtttatgcaggagccacatgagtcgCATTGGAAAGTAGCTAAGCTGATACTTCATTATATCCAGGGTACTCATAGCTATGGGATTCATTATGCATCGgatgtggatattgacttggtaggatatacagattcagattgggtaagCGACTCTCTAGATCGCAAGTCTACTTCCAAGTATTGCTTCTATCTTGGTTCAGGTCCCATttcttggtcgagcaagaagcagtcagCTATTGCTCTCTCATCCACTGAGGGTGAGTATCGAGGAGCAGTTAATGCAGCtattgaggctatttggcttcaaaatatcctCCCTGAGCTTAACATTACTTTCCGAAAGACAACAGTCctattttgtgataatcagagtgccattcagatTTCTCGCAATCCAGTCCATCATCGGCAtaccaagcacattgagattcacatgcactacaTTCGGGAGTTAATTCAGAGCAGGTCCTTGACCTTCAGTACTGTCAGACATCCAATCAGActgcaaacatcttcaccaaacccttcactgagagcaaGTTCATTCATTTACGTGCTTTGA